In Zingiber officinale cultivar Zhangliang chromosome 3B, Zo_v1.1, whole genome shotgun sequence, a single window of DNA contains:
- the LOC122054691 gene encoding protein TIFY 9-like, with protein sequence MPRAVVEIDFFAMENARSYSAVNSDSAAGSGINLSAFSAIDRLLSQRVISSQAAFAEMPLTQPQADRFFSNCPMPIPSVDPSLRPPAMKTESKSVTAPLTIFYDGKVSVFDLPRHKAEAIMKFAMESRSNVDYSAGLGLLAKFNHGLLPLARKKSLQRFLEKRKQRIMAAAAAAGP encoded by the exons ATGCCGAGAGCAGTCGTGGAAATAGACTTCTTCGCCATGGAGAACGCTCGATCCTACAGCGCCGTGAATAGCGACTCCGCCGCAGGCAGTG GAATCAATCTGAGCGCCTTCTCCGCGATCGATCGGCTTCTCTCTCAGAGAGTGATTTCCTCACAAGCCGCCTTCGCCGAGATGCCGCTAACTCAGCCTCAGGCTGATCGATTCTTCTCCAATTGTCCGATGCCGATCCCCTCTGTAGATCCGTCACTcag GCCGCCGGCGATGAAGACGGAGAGCAAATCGGTAACAGCGCCATTGACGATCTTTTACGACGGCAAGGTCTCTGTTTTCGATCTGCCGCGACATAAG gcGGAAGCTATAATGAAGTTTGCGATGGAAAGCCGCAGCAACGTCGACTACAGTGCCGGGTTAGGTTTATTGGCGAAATTTAACCATG GATTATTGCCGCTAGCGCGAAAGAAATCGTTGCAGCGTTTCCTGGAGAAGCGTAAGCAAAG GATAatggcagcagcagcagcagcaggtcCCTAG